One genomic segment of Choristoneura fumiferana chromosome Z, NRCan_CFum_1, whole genome shotgun sequence includes these proteins:
- the Alg3 gene encoding alg3, alpha-1,3- mannosyltransferase: MNKRNKVQDMFLELDFKKIFTWNYVKGLVVNPAQLWFVAILIMVIDLVVNILVVERVPYTEIDWKAYMQECEGFLNGTFDYSKLRGDTGPLVYPAGFVYIYSLFYFLTDQGKNIVLAQYMFIVIYLMQLFLVLRIYIKTKKVPPYVLAFTILTSYRIHSIYVLRLFNDPIAVLFLYAALNLFIDNYWYFGSIFYSLGVSVKMNILLYAPALFFFYLINLGWKETIKQLFVCGMIQLILGTPFLLSDPVAYLKGSFDIGRVFNHTWTVNYRFLEVDIFENQCFHLTLLAIHVILLLIFLPLCTKYFQTYCRLKYVEKQVQPQIDAENRANVRKAQLKKKQNSKESKIVAKEAENLTKEQEDFLNSFENMLQKSSQKGTHHKKVKKPVEVKEQTKYHINFDILSQLFILPMFIVNFIGIVCARSLHYQFYSWYFHSLPYLLWSTNYSVIFKFLILALIEFSWNTYPSTVLSSLLLHLCHLSILFGVYTKISTELKFASKVQ, from the coding sequence ATGAACAAACGAAACAAAGTGCAAGACATGTTTCTGGAGCTGGACTTCAAGAAGATATTCACGTGGAATTATGTGAAAGGTCTGGTTGTGAACCCAGCGCAGCTATGGTTCGTGGCGATTCTGATTATGGTTATTGATTTAGTGGTCAACATTTTGGTGGTTGAGCGAGTGCCGTACACCGAGATCGATTGGAAGGCATACATGCAGGAATGTGAAGGCTTTCTGAATGGAACTTTCGACTACAGCAAGCTTCGTGGTGACACCGGCCCTCTGGTTTATCCAGCTggatttgtgtacatttattcTCTATTTTACTTCCTAACTGACCAGGGTAAAAACATTGTTCTTGCTCAGTACATGTTTATAGTGATTTACTTGATGCAACTATTTCTTGTACTTAGAATTTATATAAAAACCAAGAAAGTACCACCATATGTTCTAGCATTTACAATTCTCACATCATATagaattcattcaatttatgtGTTACGTCTGTTCAATGATCCAATTGCTGTTCTTTTTCTGTATGCtgcattaaatttgtttatagaTAATTACTGGTACTTTGGTAGCATATTTTATAGTTTGGGGGTGTCAGTCAAGATGAACATACTGCTTTATGCTCCAGCCCTCTTTTTTTTCTATCTGATTAATTTGGGTTGGAAGGAAACCATTAAGCAGCTATTTGTTTGTGGCatgattcaattaattttagGCACACCTTTTCTGCTAAGTGATCCAGTGGCATATTTAAAAGGAAGCTTTGATATTGGTAGAGTTTTTAATCACACTTGGACAGTTAACTACAGGTTCTTAGAGGTTGACATATTTGAAAACCAGTGCTTTCATTTGACCTTATTAGCAATACATGTGATACTCCTCCTTATATTTCTGCCTCTTTGTACTAAATACTTCCAAACCTATTGTCGTTTGAAGTATGTAGAGAAACAAGTTCAACCCCAAATTGATGCAGAGAATCGGGCTAATGTTAGAAAAgctcaacttaaaaaaaagcaaaacagTAAAGAGAGCAAGATTGTTGCAAAGGAAGCTGAAAACTTAACCAAAGAACAAGAAGACTTTTTAAACTCCTTTGAAAACATGTTACAAAAGTCTTCTCAGAAAGGCACCCACcacaaaaaggttaaaaaaccAGTTGAGGTGaaagaacaaacaaaatatcACATTAATTTCGATATACTTTCGCAATTGTTTATTTTGCCTATGTTTATAGTGAACTTTATTGGCATTGTGTGTGCAAGAAGTCTTCATTATCAGTTCTATTCTTGGTACTTCCACAGCTTGCCTTACCTTTTGTGGTCCACAAACtattcagttatttttaaatttttaatattagctCTGATTGAATTTTCATGGAATACCTACCCAAGTACTGTGTTATCTAGCCTGCTGTTGCATTTATGTCATCTATCTATCTTATTTGGTGTTTATACTAAAATATCAACAGAATTAAAATTTGCTTCtaaagtacaataa